From Diospyros lotus cultivar Yz01 chromosome 4, ASM1463336v1, whole genome shotgun sequence, a single genomic window includes:
- the LOC127799222 gene encoding mannan endo-1,4-beta-mannosidase 5-like, producing MASVLRKLNCSLGSIAINVLLLALVCEARSVPTNNGGFIGTNGTNFMLNGSPFYFNGFNAYWMMHVAAQPTERGKVTQVFREAAAAGLTVCRTWAFSDGGDRALQISPGVYDERVFQALDFVISEAQKHGIRLILSFVNNFNDFGGRRQYAQWAQNAGIQINNEDDFYKHPILKRYYKKHVKSIITRFNTITRIVYKDDPTIMAWELINEPRCNSDYSGRTVNRWVKGMAALVKSIDSKHLLEVGMEGFYGDSTPNRKHINPGYQVGTDFITNNLVKGIDFATIHAYPDIWLSGQDDKSQMAFMKKWMISHWADSRRLLKKPMVLAEFGKSSKNPGYNIKKRDSYMDATYKTIDHLTKYGGTIGGSLVWQLMVPGMEPYHDGYQIILSEDASTKGVISRQSNQRASLSR from the exons ATGGCCAGTGTACTTCGCAAACTCAACTGCAGTTTGGGGTCCATTGCGATCAATGTCCTCCTCCTTGCCCTAGTTTGTGAAGCTAGGTCAGTCCCGACGAATAATGGAGGGTTCATTGGAACCAACGGAACCAATTTTATGCTCAACGGGTCACCTTTTTACTTTAATGGGTTCAATGCCTACTGGATGATGCATGTTGCAGCTCAGCCCACGGAAAGGGGCAAAGTTACACAAGTGTTTCGTGAGGCTGCCGCTGCTGGTCTCACTGTATGTCGAACTTGGGCTTTCAGTGATGGTGGAGATCGAGCTCTGCAGATATCACCTGGTGTTTATGATGAACGTGTTTTTCAG GCACTTGACTTTGTGATATCTGAGGCCCAAAAGCATGGGATTCGATTGATCTTGAGTTTTGTCAATAATTTCAATGACTTTGGAGGGCGAAGACAATATGCTCAATGGGCTCAAAATGCAGGAATCCAAATAAATAACGAAGATGATTTTTACAAGCATCCAATTCTAAAAAGATATTACAAGAAACATGTGAAG AGCATCATAACTAGGTTCAACACCATAACAAGAATTGTTTATAAGGATGATCCAACCATTATGGCATGGGAACTCATAAATGAGCCGCGATGCAACAGTGATTACTCCGGAAGGACAGTTAAT CGTTGGGTCAAGGGGATGGCAGCTCTCGTGAAATCTATTGACAGCAAACATTTGCTGGAAGTCGGCATGGAAGGCTTTTATGGGGACTCCACACCTAATAGGAAGCATATCAATCCTGGTTATCAAGTGGGCACTGATTTCATCACTAACAATCTTGTTAAGGGCATAGATTTTGCGACCATACACGCCTATCCAGATATATG GTTGTCGGGGCAAGATGATAAGTCGCAAATGGcttttatgaaaaaatggaTGATAAGTCATTGGGCAGACTCCAGAAGACTACTAAAAAAGCCAATGGTTTTAGCAGAATTTGGCAAATCCAGTAAAAATCCAGGatataatattaagaaaagGGACTCATACATGGACGCGACGTATAAGACCATTGACCACTTAACTAAGTACGGAGGAACAATCGGCGGGAGCCTAGTTTGGCAACTCATGGTACCAGGAATGGAACCATATCATGATGGCTACCAAATAATTCTATCAGAAGATGCCTCTACCAAAGGAGTCATTTCCAGACAGTCCAATCAGAGGGCCAGCTTGTCTCGCTGA